Below is a window of Camelina sativa cultivar DH55 chromosome 11, Cs, whole genome shotgun sequence DNA.
TTCAAAGCCACTATTACATCATGCTTATATGTTGAATTTTCCAATTCTCGCAGCCAACACAAGGACGCATTACTGTGGGTGGAGAGGATGTGAGGATGTTTGACAAGAGTGAATGGGCTAGGGTTGTTTCAATTGTAAATCAGGTGTGTATACATAACGTCTATTGGTCAGGCATGGtagcattatttttttttttttctctttttttaaagGTTATATTTATGTGTGATTCAGGAACctgttctcttttctctctccgTGGCCGAAAATATTGCATATGGTCTCCCCAATGCTCATGTGTCCAAGGACGACATCATTAAGGCAGCCAAAGCTGCCAACGCTCATGACTTCATAATCTCACTTCCTCAGGTTCGCCTCGTGTGCAACAACTCACCTGTTCTTCCTGGCAAATGCACTTGAGTTCTTCTGAGCAATACTGGTGTTTGTGTATAGGGCTACGATACACTGGTTGGTGAAAGAGGAGGCTTGCTTAGTGGAGGCCAAAGACAGGTATAGAAACATTAACAGCTACGTGTTTTTGATTCCTTATAGTCTTTTGCTACCGCTTTGAAATGCTTGTTTATCAACGTGTCAGAGAGTTGCCATAGCTCGATCTCTGTTGAAGAATGCCCCCATCTTGATTCTCGATGAGGTGAGAGACTCTTATTCTAATAATATCTCATTTGATTGGCTTTTTTCCTTTGCTAGAAGCCTAGAAGCATATTCATTCAAGAACACAAACAGTGTTCCATGCTACATTCAGAACCATTTCTAATGCAATCCTAGAAACGAAGAAAGAGCGAACTACTCTTAAGCACTCATCTAGTTGTACGGTTCAGAGAATCTGTTAGTCTGAACAGAACAGAAAACTGGTACTAACGCAGAAATAGCTTAAAGATAAAATGAGACGCTGCTTATTCTCTCTTGCTTTCTTGTTGCAGGCGACAAGTGCGCTTGATGCAGTGAGCGAGCGTTTAGTACAGAGTGCGTTGAACCGCCTGATGAAAGACAGGACAACACTAGTGATCGCTCACAGATTGAGCACAGTCCAGAGCGCGCATCAGATTGCAGTATGCTCTGATGGAAAGATCATAGAGCTAGGAACACATTCTGAATTGGTGGCGCAAAATGGATCGTATGCTTCACTTGTTGGCACTCAGAGGCTGGCCTTTGAGTAATTTTGATTACTCTAGAGTTTCCTTTTACAAGAGTGTAGTAGATTATTACTACATAAATGTAACTTGTAACAAATGACTCTACAAATAGTGGTTCCTGTGTTATCCAATCTACAACTTTACCCACAAAAAGTTAtagtaattttgattttgacatCTCGAAAATTTAACAACCATCGATTTGAAGCTGACGTGGAgtgatattatattatataatcttgtttTCACTTCTTCTGTCATCTCCAAGAAGCTGCTTGctaataagattaaaaaaaacccgAAGCTGCTTgcttctttcattctctcttccaATTTCTgatttatcaaaagaaacatccTTTGTGAGAGATTCACAGAGGTAATCTTGTTAGGGTTTCATTCGATTTTCgcgcttgttttttttttataacttaatgATCGGATTTGGTAATTTGATTAGTAATGATCCGTTCGACGTTTACAGGATAATCCAATTCCGAGTGTTCTGACTTTCTGGAGTCACTTGTCGTAATTTAGAGAATCCAATCCAATTCGATGGATTTAGATATGAACGGAGGAAACAAGAGAGTCTTTCATAGACTAGGCGGCGGTGGTGGCAACTCGAATCGTCCCAAGACGGACTCGAATCAGAAGGTTTGTTTCCACTGGCGAGCAGGACGGTGCAATCGCTACCCTTGCCCGTACCTGCATAGAGAATTGCCGGGTCCGGGTCCGGGTCCCGTTGCGACTTCTTCGTCTACGAACAAAAGGGTCGCTGATGAATCTGGTTTTGCGGGTCCGAGTCATCGGAGAGGGCCTGGGTTCAGCGGGAGTGCTAATAAGACCTGGGAGAGATTCGGTGGGAACAGGACTGTGACAAAGACGGAGAAGCTTTGCAAGTTTTGGGTTGATGGGAATTGCCCTTACGGTGATAAATGTAGATACTTGCATTGTTGGAGCAAAGGGGATAGTTTCTCATTGTTGACTCAGCTAGATGGGCATCAGAAGGTAGGAGATGTTGTTCGAGTTCTTATAAGTTAGTGTTGCTGGATTGTTGTGATTGTTGGTGGTGGCGATGTTGATGGTGtgttctttgttctgttttcttgagCAGGTAGTCACTGGGATTGCTTTGCCGTCTGGATCAGATAAGCTTTACACTGCGAGTAAAGATGAAACTGTGCGGATATGGGATTGTGCTTCAGGACAGGTTTTTGATTTGCCGCTAATTGTTCATGTTGcatcttttgttgttctttgatTGAGTTTCCTTCCATAGCTATCTATAGATACTTGTTATTGCTTAGTTACTACCCGACCAAGATGTGCCATTTTAGCCTATCACTCTGCAGAACCCCCTGTTTATGTTGTTTATTTAGTGAACTTAAAAACACTATTTTGATATGCATTTTTTGCATTAAGTAATGCTTTCCGGAAATGTTTAGattgacttctttttttaaacGTGCTTATTGCTGTAGTGTATTGTTTTCCTATGATATAGTGTACAGGTGTACTCAATCTTTGTGGGGAAGTTGGCTGCATGATTAGTGAAGGTCCCTGGCTATTGGTTGGCATGCCAAATCTTGTTAAGGTAAGTTTAGAGTATAATTTATTAGCATGGTTCCTTAACTGTTAAATCTTTCCATGTATACTGAGAATCACTTTTGTTGTCCCTATCCTGTTAAGTTTATTACTGTTACGGACATAGATTTttgatccatatatataaatgcagGCGTGGAATATCCAAAACAATGCAGACCTGAGTCTCACCGGACCTGTTGGCCAAGTATATTCACTGGTTGTTGGTACTGATCTGTTGTTCGCTGGCACACAAGTAAATACTTTGACTATAAACTTCTTTTATCTTAAGGCCTTGGAGTAGAATAGTGCTTTAGCGTCATGtgtatacttttttcttttttgccacCTGAATTATCATTAAGAGTATCTTTGTTTCGTCTCTAGGAAAACAcacctctattatagaaatATACTGATCTATTGGATTTTGGTTAGGTTAAATAGTCTTCTTACAAGGATATATCACTGTCTGTGCAGGATGGCTCTATTTTAGTTTGGAAATACAATAGTACCACTAGCTGTTTTGATCCAGCTGCATCACTAAAGGGCCACACCCTTGCAGTTGTTTCTTTATATGTTGGAGCAAACAGACTCTATTCTGGTGCCATGGACAATGTTATAAAAGCAAGTAGTGCCTATTCATTCGTGAATTAAAACCCCATTTTTTNATTGGTTGGCATGCCAAATCTTGTTAAGGTAAGTTTAGAGTATAATTTATTAGCATGGTTCCTTAACTGTTAAATCTTTCCATGTATACTGAGAATCACTTTTGTTGTCCCTATCCTGTTAAGTTTATTACTGTTACGGACATAGATTTttgatccatatatataaatgcagGCGTGGAATATCCAAAACAATGCAGACCTGAGTCTCACCGGACCTGTTGGCCAAGTATATTCACTGGTTGTTGGTACTGATCTGTTGTTCGCTGGCACACAAGTAAATACTTTGACTATAAACTTCTTTTATCTTAAGGCCTTGGAGTAGAATAGTGCTTTAGCGTCATGtgtatacttttttcttttttgccacCTGAATTATCATTAAGAGTATCTTTGTTTCGTCTCTAGGAAAACAcacctctattatagaaatATACTGATCTATTGGATTTTGGTTAGGTTAAATAGTCTTCTTACAAGGATATATCACTGTCTGTGCAGGATGGCTCTATTTTAGTTTGGAAATACAATAGTACCACTAGCTGTTTTGATCCAGCTGCATCACTAAAGGGCCACACCCTTGCAGTTGTTTCTTTATATGTTGGAGCAAACAGACTCTATTCTGGTGCCATGGACAATGTTATAAAAGCAAGTAGTGCCTATTCATTCGTGAATTAAAAccccatttttttgttaatatttttgagttaattGGTCTGCCTTATCTGTTTTAACAGGTTTGGAGCCTAGATAATCTGCAGTGTATACAAACGCTTACAGAGCATACTTCAGTTGTCATGTCTCTCATTTGCTGGGATCAATTTCTTCTGTCATGTTCATTGGACAACACTGTCAAGGTTCGTTTTCAACTTGCTAGATATTTTATCTGACCTGGCTCAATTCCTAAATATGACATTATTCGCTGTTTTTTGTTTCCGCTGTAGATATGGGCTGCTACTGAAGGTGGAAACTTAGAAGTGACATATACTCACAAAGAAGAATATGTACAGTTCTTTGCGTTTTTTGTGAAATGTCATCtacttattttctcttttggttcaATCTATATGTAATTAACGAGTTCTCAATGGCTATTTGGATTTAGGGTGTGTTAGCTCTATGTGGCGTCCATGATGCAGAAGCCAAGCCAGTACTGTTATGTTCGTGCAATGACAATTCATTGCACCTGTATGACTTGCCATCGTAAGTCCTTCTAATGCTGTTTGTTTCATGAGTCTACAGTTATCTTTTACTTTCAAAAGCTTAGTTCTTTGTTCTTGTGTAAGGTTTACGGAAAGGGGCAAAATTTTGGCAAAGCAAGAGATTCGGTCGATCCAGATAGGCCCCGGGGGCATATTTTTCACTGGCGATGGAAGTGGTCAAGTTAAAGTATGGAAGTGGTCAACGGAACCAACTGTCATTTTGTCTTGAGGCTCTAAACAGAGCCCTAGTTCCTCACCATTGTCAAAATCTCTTCTTCGCCGAGTGTCAAGAgttcttcttgtttgttttgttctacTGAGAGCTCGTCAATAGCATCAAAGCATCTGTCTCTCAGGCTCTATTAACTATCTGCAGGGAAGACAGATTATGAATGACTGATTGTATCAACTATTATATTGGTTTTATGTCCAAGCAGAGACATGGTCTAGTCAGTTCCACCAACGCGTATGGAACTGACACGTTGGTTACAGTTCTTAGGCATAAGAAGTTTTGTCCCTCATTGGTCAGCACTCTTTGTCTTGTaatttattgcatatatatTTGTGATCGTGTTTGAGAGTAATAAAAGAGATTTATCATGAAGAGAATTCCATACTATATCCAGATTATAGTCAGAGTTGAATGTGCAGGAGAATGTCCACAATAATGTATTAACTGAGTTTCCAAAAGCATCTTACTAACCTTGATAGCACTACTTCCATGAGCAATGGGGTTTCCCCACTAACCCTTGAGAGAAACCAAACCTGTAGGTATCGAGCGGCTTCATATCGAGCTTATGGCTTGCCAGCAGGACAAGACACAGATGGCAAGTGCATATAGCTTGCTAGGTACAGATCCAAACGGGCATACAGAGAGGTTTgtctttcatttgtttttgttggtttgccAATATTTGTCTGTGTAATTTCACAGGTTGAG
It encodes the following:
- the LOC104722425 gene encoding zinc finger CCCH domain-containing protein 48, yielding MDLDMNGGNKRVFHRLGGGGGNSNRPKTDSNQKVCFHWRAGRCNRYPCPYLHRELPGPGPGPVATSSSTNKRVADESGFAGPSHRRGPGFSGSANKTWERFGGNRTVTKTEKLCKFWVDGNCPYGDKCRYLHCWSKGDSFSLLTQLDGHQKVVTGIALPSGSDKLYTASKDETVRIWDCASGQCTGVLNLCGEVGCMISEGPWLLVGMPNLVKAWNIQNNADLSLTGPVGQVYSLVVGTDLLFAGTQDGSILVWKYNSTTSCFDPAASLKGHTLAVVSLYVGANRLYSGAMDNVIKVWSLDNLQCIQTLTEHTSVVMSLICWDQFLLSCSLDNTVKIWAATEGGNLEVTYTHKEEYGVLALCGVHDAEAKPVLLCSCNDNSLHLYDLPSFTERGKILAKQEIRSIQIGPGGIFFTGDGSGQVKVWKWSTEPTVILS